The DNA sequence GCAAACCAGACAATACGAAACTTGAATTACTCAGACATTGATATAAAGGGTAGCGTGACATCATGGACTATACGGTGATCATCGGTCTTGAAGTCCACGTGCAGTTACAGACCAGAACCAAACTTTTCTGCGGTTGCTCCACTAAGTTCAACCCGGACCAGCCCAACACACAGACCTGCCCTGTCTGCCTGGGATTGCCCGGCGCACTACCAGTGCTAAACCGTGAAGCATTTCGCTTAGGCATGAAAACCGGTCTGGCCATCAACTGTGAAATCCCGTCCTTCACCAAATGGGACCGTAAACAGTATTATTATCCAGACCTGCCCAAAGCCTATCAGATCAGCCAGTACGATCTCCCCATGAGCCAGAATGGCTGGCTGGAAATCGAAATCGATCCGGAAACGCGTGAGACGAAAAAAGTAGGCATCATCCGTGCCCACCTCGAAGAGGATGCCGGAAAAAACAGTCACGACGAATCAGGACGTGGCCAGGACAGTAAAGTCGACCTCAACCGGTGTGGTACCCCCCTGGTCGAGATCGTTTCCGAGCCCGACCTGCGCTCGGCACAAGAAGCGCGTAAATACCTGGAAGAACTGAAACTGCTCCTGACTTACATTGACGTCTCCGACTGTAATATGCAGGAAGGGAGCCTGCGCTGCGATGCCAACGTGAACCTGCACATCCACCAGGAAAACGGCGATGCGATCGCCACACCGATTGTCGAAATCAAAAACCTCAACAGCTTCCGAGGGGTCGAACAGGCGATCGAGTACGAAGTCAAACGCCAGTGGGAAGAATGGCAGAAGACAGGCCAGAGCATAAAAGACGTTCCCAAAGAAACTCGGGGCTGGGACGCAGACCGAGGGGTTACACTGGGTCAACGCGGCAAAGAAGAAGCAGCCGACTATCGCTACTTCCCAGATCCGGATCTGGCCCCGGTTATGGTAACCGATGCAGAACGTGAAGAAGTCGTGAACGAACTTTGTGAACGCCCCGCGAACCGCAGAAACCGCTTCGAAGCCGACTATGGGCTTTCTACCTATGACGCTGCAGTCATCATCGATCAGGGGATCGCTTTTGCAGACTACTTTGAGACAGTAGCCCAGGGATGTGGCAACGGCAAACAGGCTGCGAACTGGGTCACTCAGGACGTTCAGCGGGAATTAAACGAGCGAAGCTGTCAGATCGCTGACTTCCCCATCCGCCCTGAAGTGCTGGCAGCCTTACTTCAGAAAGTCGAAGCCAGTGAGATCACAATCAAAAGTGCCCGCACTGTATTTCAGGTCCTGCTGGAAGAAGGTGCTGCAAGCGTTGAGCAAATTCAGGCTGTGATTGAGGAAAAAGGCCTGGGCCTGGTATCAGACACCGGAGAACTGGAAGCGATCGTCGAGGCGGTCGTCGCGAAAAACGAGAAAGCAGTCGCCGACTTCCAGAGCGGCAAGCAGGCTGCAGTCGGGGCGCTGATTGGTCAGGTAATGCGGGAAATTAAAGGAGCTGATGCAAAAGTTGTCAGGGAGCTCCTGATCAAGAAAATGAGCTGAGCACAGCTTTTTACCAAACGAGCAGCAGCATCATTCAGACAGGCAACTAGAATGGCTGGCGAGCATTCAGCCATTCGTCGCATTATACATCGCGTCTAGAAAATCCCCAGTTCATCGCGGGCATCGTCGGTCATCAAGTCAGGCGACCATGGCGGAGTCATTGTCAGCTGGATGGTTGCTTCATTCACGTCATCCACTCTCTCCAGCGCCATCTTAGCCTGCGTGATAATCTGCGGACCAGCAGGACAGGCAGGACTGGTTAACGTCATGGAAACGGTGACCTTGGACGGATCTTCTTCCGAGCGAAGAATTTCATAAACGAGCCCCAGATCCACGATATTGATGTTTAACTCGGGATCAATGACCTGTTTCAACGCTTCAACCAGCGCATCATCTCCACCGACCCCTTTGAAAGCAGAGAATACCGGCAGCTGATTCTCCTCTTTCTTTTCTCCAGTCTCATCTCTGGATTCATCTGACATGGCTCTGTTTCTCCTCCTGGAAGTGATGACGCCCTGTTTCGATCACTTTTCAAATTTACCTGATACCAAGCAGAACCTAGAAATTTGCGAAGAAAACTCAGTAATTCTGCTTAATAATATGATTATTAGAATACAGCCTCTAAAAGGCATTAGTTCTTGCTTTAATTGAATACGACCTGAAAAAGCCCGACAAAATACGTACAAAAAAATTCTTTAGTTAGGTTTAGCAAAGATCTTACGATCTCTGACTTCTAGCTCAAATGTACGAACGGGCTTGGTGGCAGGCATACAGAGTGATTTGCCGGTCTGTAAATCAAACCGAGCACCATGGCGGGGACAAACGATCGCCCCCTCTTCAATACACCCATCAGTCAATGGCTGACCATCATGCGTACATACATCTTCAATCGCGAAGTATTGATCACCCACACGAATCAGTAGCACGGGAGTATCTTCAACGAATACTTCCAACCGGTCAGCATCCTGAAAATCGTCAATGGATGCGATCTCTTCAAAGTCGAGCATTTGTCTATTACTCTATTGTCTGTGTCCAGTGAAAATTTACCGACCAAAACCCAATTTTTTGATAATCGCCTGGTTCAGCGTCTCACGGACGGCCTCGACAGGGATTCGATCGAATACGGTCTGGAAAAACCCTTCCACGATCATATGCATGGCCTCATACTCGGACATGCCTCGCGACATACAATAGAAGATCTGCTCTTCATCAACGCGCCCGGCCGTTGCACCATGTGTACAGCGTACATCATCCGCCTCGATCTCCAGCCCTGGAATCGCGTCGGCTCGACAGGTGGGGGAAAGCATCAGAGAATCGTTGCGCTGATAGCCGTTCGTCTGCTGGCCTTCTTTTTCGACACGGATCATCCCACGCCAGATGGAGCGGGCCTGATCCCGCAGTACCTGCTTATACAGCAGGTCAGAACGTGTTTCAGCCGCGTTATGTGACTGTTGCGTGTAGAACGAATGGATCTGATTATCAGTCGAAAAGGTGACACCATTGACTTCAGCTTCAGAGCCACGGCCATCCAGAACGACGTCCTGGTGAATGTGAGCCAGCTTGGCACCGATTCCTCCGACGGTCCACTGCAGGAAGCCGTTGTTTTCGACTCGTCCCGCCTGGTGAGCAATATGCCACACCTTGTGATTCCAGTTTTGCAACTGGACATATCGCAGGCGCGCCTCTTTCGCGAGAATCAGTTCAACGGCCCCCACATGCAACCCGAGCAGATCATCGCTCACGGAAGCGGTTTCCTCCAACAGAGTCGCGGAAGCCCCCTCTTCCAAAATGACCAGAGTGTGACTCAGGTCAGCTGCCTTGTCAGCCTGAAGTGTGATCAGACTGTGAAGCGGAGCATCCACAACCACATTACGAGGCACATAAAGAACGGTACCACCGGTCCAGAATGCGGCGTGCCATGCAGAAAAGCGATCACGCTGACTGTCAACGGCCCGAGTCATAAAGTAGGGCTGAATCAATTCGCCATGTTCGCGAACCACTGTCGCCAGGTCGCCAAAAATCACTCCTTTGGCCGCCAGTTCTTCCGACATTTCGCTGGAGATCAACTGCCCGTCTGTGTGCTTCACATGACCAGCAAAATCAGCCTGTCCGGTGAGCAGTGTTTCCGTTTCCGGTGCAGTTGACTGTTCAGCCTGTGCAGCACACAACTGAAATCGGTCCGGACGCAGGGCACGTAAATCGACACGTCGCCACTCTTCCGGATCGAGTTCCGTTTCCAGAAGCTCGCAGTAACGCTGAAATGCCTGACGCCGGGATTCGGTAACCCAGGCCGGCTCGTCGCGCGTGGCCAGAAATGCTTCAAATGCTGCTTCACCAAAACCGGCGGGAATTTCAGCAGACGTATTCACGGACGGAGTGCTCATTGTACTCTCTGTTTTACTTTCAATATCGGAATCAGTGCGAGTCACTTCGGCCATGGGCCATGCTCGCTGACAACCAGTTGATGACTAGAATGATGGAACTGAACTCCTGAGTCTGACCTCGGGAATCAACCAATCGAACCTTCCATCTGTAATTCAATCAGTCGGTTCATTTCGACTGCATATTCCATGGGCAATTCTTTAACGAGAGGCTCAATGAATCCAGTGACAATCATGGATGATGCTTCCGCCTCGGTTAAGCCGCGGCTCATGAGGTAGAACAGCTGTTCTTCACCAATCTTCGAAACGCTGGCCTCGTGCTCGATTGCCACATCATTGTCTTCGATCTCGATGTAGGGATATGTATCACTACGGCTTTCCGGATCCAGCAGCAGGGCATCGCAGACCACGTTGGATTTACAGCGATCCGCCTTAGGATCAACCTTCACCAGACCACGATAGCTGGAACGGCCGCCATCCTTGGAAATACTCTTAGAAATAATTCGACTGGACGTATTCGGAGCACAGTGCACCATTTTCGCGCCAGCGTCCTGATGCTGCCCCTTGCCGGCGAAGGCGATAGAGAGAGTTTCTCCGCGGGCACCTTCACCCATCAGATAGATGGCGGGATATTTCATGGTCAATTTAGAACCCAGGTTCCCGTCGACCCACTCCATCAGCGAATTTTCATAGGCAAACGCCCGCTTGGTCACCAGATTATAGACATTGTTCGACCAGTTCTGAATCGTGGTATAGCGGAAGCGTCCGCCTTTTTTCACAATGATTTCCACGACAGCAGAGTGCAGACTTTCCGAGCTGTAAGTCGGAGCGGTACAACCTTCGACGTAGTGGCAGGAAGCCCCTTCATCGACGATTACCAGCGTCCGTTCAAATTGCCCCATGTTTTCCGAGTTAATCCTGAAGTAGGCCTGCAGAGGAAATTCGATATGAACTCCGGGTGGTACATACACGAATGAACCACCTGACCAGACAGCCGAATTCAAAGCAGCATACTTATTGTCATCGGGTGGAATGATGGTGCCGAAATATTCTTTCAACAGCTCGGGATGATCACGTAGAGCCGAATCGGTGTCAGTGAAGATTACGCCCTGCTTAGCCAGGTCTTCCTGAAGGCTTCCATATACTACTTCGGATTCATACTGTGCCTTGACTCCCGAGAGGAATTTCTTTTCTGCTTCGGGTATCCCCAGGCGATCATAAGTTTTCCGAATGTCATCAGGTACTTCATCCCAGCTGCGTCCCTGTCCTTCTGAGGCGCGGACGAAATAGTGAATGTCCTGGTAATTCAGTTCGGCTAAATTCCCCCCCACTCGGGAGTCGATTTCTGTTCGAAAATCTCAAATGACTTCAAACGAAATTCCCGCATCCAGGCCGGTTCGTTTTTCATCTCGGAAATCTGGGCGACAACTTCCGCATTCAAACCTTTTTTGCCGGTAAATACATATTTGTCGGTGGGATCATGAAACCCGTATTGGTATTCACCAATATCAACGCTTTCATTTTCCGAATTGGTATCCAACCTGGTTGCCATTTCAACTTCTCCCACTTTGTATTAACGGATACATCTCTCAATGTTGAGGATGTTTAGTTTTAAACTCGATCGCTTTTTTTATCTGCTACTAAAACTCTGCCAGTCAACTACACAGGCTCAACGGTTTCAGAAACTTCCTCTGCAGCTGCTTCGGGATGACGTTCGCGAATACTCTTATAGCCGTGTTCGTGAAGCTCAGCAGCCAGCTGGGCATCGCCGGTTTCCACAATCCGACCCGCCAGCATCACATGTGTAAACTGCGGTTCGTTGAATTCCAGAAGCCGCTCGTGATGCGTAATGATCAAAACCCCCATCTCCGGACCGGAGAGTCGACTCAGACCTTCACTCACGACTTTTACCGCATCGCTGTCCAGACCACTGTCAGTTTCATCCAGTACAGCGAACTTGGGTTTGAGCAGGGCCAGCTGCAGAATTTCCATCCGCTTCTTTTCACCCCCCGAAAAACCTTCATTCAGGTATCGGCGAGCCATCTCCAGATCCATGCCCAGATCGTTCATCTGCTCACGCAGTTCCTTACGGAACTCACGCATCGGAATCAGCTTTTCGCCTTCTTTCCGTTCCGGATCCCGAACGTTAGACATTGCATGACGCAGGAAGTCGGCGACTTTGACTCCTGGAATCACGACAGGATACTGAAACGCCAGAAACAGCCCGAGGCGAGCACGTTCATTCGGATCGAGTTCCGAAATATCCGTGCCATCGATTTCGATTTTACCCTGAGTAATTTCGTAACTTGGATGGCCAGCCATTGCATAGGCCAGCGTGCTTTTACCGGAACCGTTGGGCCCCATCAAAGCATGAATCTCACCCTGTTTGATTTCCAGGTTGACCCCCTTGAGGATCGGTGTGCCACTGACTGAGACATGCAGGTCGGTAATTTTCAACAAACTCATTTTTCGTAATTCATCCTGTCATTCAGAATTCGACTCGAATTCGGAAACCTCGTAAAACGGAATTGTGTTCAATTAACTTGTCTGTGCTTCAAACTCACAGCAATGGTGCCCGTCCAGACAGCATTCGGAGAGATGCATCTTTGTACCGAGCACGCGTTCAAAAACTCTTTGTTCCAGTTCACAAATCGAAGCGTCTGCACTGGCAATATCGTGGTAGGGACAGTTATGTTCCCGGAGAATCGGTAATGGACCGGTATGATCCAGTTCTACGACAAACCCGCGTTCTTCCAGAGCCTGCTTCAATTGCTCCATCCGCCCATGCAGGGAGGGTGCATCCACATGTTTTCCATACTGCTGCACCAGTGCTGTCTGAATACGGGAAGCCAATCGGCAGCGTAATTCTTCGTTCTCGATCCCTTTGAGCTCATCCCAGAGGATGTTGGCCAGCTCAGCGTAGTTATCGCCCAACAGCCGCATGCCCAGACTGGTCACGGAATAGGTATAATGGGGGCGACCTCGTCCTTCTTTCACCTGGGTGCGTGCAATCAGGTCTAATCCCTGTAAACGCACAAGCCGTTGACGGACTGCCGTTGCCGTCACGCCTTCCTGATCACAAATCTCTTGAATAGTGGCAGACTTGAGACGATTAAGCCCCAGCAGAAAGCTACGATCATTTTCATCAATTGAAACGCGCATTGGTCGTGCTCTCATAAAGTAATAAGGGGTAACAGTTTCGAGAAAACTTTTCGGCGCTCCCTGCTCCAGATTATGCCGGAGGGTCAGCACCCGTTTGATTCCTTCTTTATACCAGCATCCTAGGCAGATTTATTATTTTTGACAACCAATATTGTCAAAATTGATCAATTGAGATTCAGTTTCAAAATCGCACTGGAATTCGCTTGTTTTTTCAGAATCGTCTTGGAACGTAAATCTATATTTGATAGTATCATACAACAATCAGGGTCGCCTGATTCGGAGTAGCGCTTTTCAGGACCACTCAAACCTGGTCCTACACCAGACCCACTTTACTACCATCCTGAACTCATTTTCTCAAGAAACGCTGTAACACCACTCAGACTCTGTCGCTGGGAACTGTACCTGAAGACAGACAACGGATGAAATCGGAGTCAACCGCCGACCAATGTTACCTGCAAATGGGAACCGACTGAAAATGAAATACCAAAGGCTACCTGCCCCCGTGATCTTGCGCCCCCTGTTAATGACAGCTTTAATCCTGATCTTCTGTGGATGGTTAGTTTCCCCAAGCCAGGCACAGGATGACTCCCCTGCCGAGCAGCCAGCCAAAGCGGAACAGCAAACCGAATCACTGGAAGCCGCTTTGGAAAAAGCCGAAGCCGAGGCAGACAAACCTGCCACAGGTGGGTTTGCTTTGGTTGAACAAAAAGTGGATGAGCTATTCGGAAAGTTCAACGGTATTCTGGCGAAAATCATTTTTTATCCTGTCCCCATCACACCGACGCAAATCGAAAAGGGAACGGGAGTCCCGCTGGCAGTACTCTGGCTGGTGATCGGTGCCACATATTTCACATTACGAATGAACTTCATTAATATCCGCGCCTTCAAGCACGCAATCCTGCTGGTCCTGGGGAAATATGATAACCCTGAAGACGAAGGCGAAGTCACTCACTTCCAGGCTTTAACTGCTGCCCTGTCTGCCACTGTGGGCTTGGGAAATATAGCCGGGGTGGCTGTGGCGATCAGTACGGGTGGTCCTGGCGCCATGTTCTGGATGATGCTCGCCGGCCTGCTGGGCATGACTTCGAAATTCGCAGAATGTACTCTCGCCCAGATCTATCGACGCATTAATCCTGACGGTCGCGTGATGGGGGGGCCGATGTGCTATCTGTCTACCGGATTAACTCAACAGTTCCCCGGAAATGCCTTTTTAAAAGGCCTCGGAGGTTTCCTGTCCATCCTGTTTGCCGTCATGTGCATCGGCGGCTCACTGGCAGGGGGAAATGCCTTTCAGGTTAAATTATCTCTGGGTGCTGTAGCAGAGACCTTTCCCTTACTGAAAGAAAACAGCTGGGTTTACGGCCTGTTAATGGCAGTCTTCGTCGGGATTGTGATTATCGGTGGCATTCGCAGCATTGCCCGAACCACGGAAAAGATCGTCCCCTTTATGTGCGGTATTTATGTGCTGGCCGGAATGGCGATCATTATCCTGAATATCCAGAAAGTCCCGGCGTCGTTTATGGCCATCATCGAAGGTGCCTTTGACCCGGACGCGCTGTATGGCGGAATCATGGGCGTGCTGATCATCGGCTTCCAGCGTGCGGCTTTCTCCAACGAAGCCGGCGTCGGGTCGGCAGCGATTGCTCACTCAGCTGCTAAAACCGAATATCCGGTCCGTGAGGGAATCGTAGCCTCACTGGGCCCCTTCATCGACACCATTGTGATCTGCACAATGACCGCACTGGTTATTATCATCACGGGTGCTTATAACGATCCGCAATATGCAGACCTGATCGCGTCCAATGAAGGTGCTGCCCTGACAGCAGAAGCAATGGACTCACAGATACCGTATTTTAAATACGTGCTCTCTGTCTCAGTGATTCTGTTTGCCTATTCAACAATGATCTCCTGGTCTTACTATGGAGAACGATGCTGGGCGTTTCTGTTCGGCGACAGCCAGAAAGTATCCATGGCTTATCGAATTCTGTTCCTGGTATTTGTAGTCCTGGGTTCGATTGTCTCGGCGACCAACGTACTTGACTTCGGCGACCTTATGATCCTGGGCATGGCCTTCCCTAACATCCTGGGTGTGCTGCTGCTCTCTAACAGGGTCAAACAGGAACTGGATAAATACTGGAGCCGTTATAAGTCAGGGGAATTCGATGAGCAGGCCAGCAATTGACCAGTCGAAAATCTCATACAGTGCTGTTGCCCCTGACATCGATTACATATAATTAAAACAGTCGTTTGTTTTCACTCTCTCCCATTCAGGAAAGCATGACATCATGAGCTACTTTCATGGCAAAAAAATTCTGGTTCCCGTCGATTTCTCAGAAACCTCTCTGGAAGCCATCAAGAAAGCCATTGAAATTACAGAAGATCCGGCACTGGTGACCGTCGTGCATGTGATGATCCCACTGGACCTGGTTTCCCCAGGCGTGCTGTTCGGCGGACTGACCGATGAAAAACGAACCGATCACGTCAACAAACTGGCAAAAGAAGAATTCGCGAAACATCAGATTGAAGGTATCACCTTTGAAACACTGATCGGAGACCCTGGCATTAAAATCGCGGACTACGCTAAAGAAAAGGGAATGGACCTGATTGTCATCCCCTCACATGGCTATACCGGGATTACCCGACTG is a window from the Gimesia benthica genome containing:
- the gatB gene encoding Asp-tRNA(Asn)/Glu-tRNA(Gln) amidotransferase subunit GatB, with amino-acid sequence MDYTVIIGLEVHVQLQTRTKLFCGCSTKFNPDQPNTQTCPVCLGLPGALPVLNREAFRLGMKTGLAINCEIPSFTKWDRKQYYYPDLPKAYQISQYDLPMSQNGWLEIEIDPETRETKKVGIIRAHLEEDAGKNSHDESGRGQDSKVDLNRCGTPLVEIVSEPDLRSAQEARKYLEELKLLLTYIDVSDCNMQEGSLRCDANVNLHIHQENGDAIATPIVEIKNLNSFRGVEQAIEYEVKRQWEEWQKTGQSIKDVPKETRGWDADRGVTLGQRGKEEAADYRYFPDPDLAPVMVTDAEREEVVNELCERPANRRNRFEADYGLSTYDAAVIIDQGIAFADYFETVAQGCGNGKQAANWVTQDVQRELNERSCQIADFPIRPEVLAALLQKVEASEITIKSARTVFQVLLEEGAASVEQIQAVIEEKGLGLVSDTGELEAIVEAVVAKNEKAVADFQSGKQAAVGALIGQVMREIKGADAKVVRELLIKKMS
- a CDS encoding metal-sulfur cluster assembly factor, whose translation is MSDESRDETGEKKEENQLPVFSAFKGVGGDDALVEALKQVIDPELNINIVDLGLVYEILRSEEDPSKVTVSMTLTSPACPAGPQIITQAKMALERVDDVNEATIQLTMTPPWSPDLMTDDARDELGIF
- a CDS encoding Rieske (2Fe-2S) protein, with the translated sequence MLDFEEIASIDDFQDADRLEVFVEDTPVLLIRVGDQYFAIEDVCTHDGQPLTDGCIEEGAIVCPRHGARFDLQTGKSLCMPATKPVRTFELEVRDRKIFAKPN
- the sufD gene encoding Fe-S cluster assembly protein SufD, with amino-acid sequence MSTPSVNTSAEIPAGFGEAAFEAFLATRDEPAWVTESRRQAFQRYCELLETELDPEEWRRVDLRALRPDRFQLCAAQAEQSTAPETETLLTGQADFAGHVKHTDGQLISSEMSEELAAKGVIFGDLATVVREHGELIQPYFMTRAVDSQRDRFSAWHAAFWTGGTVLYVPRNVVVDAPLHSLITLQADKAADLSHTLVILEEGASATLLEETASVSDDLLGLHVGAVELILAKEARLRYVQLQNWNHKVWHIAHQAGRVENNGFLQWTVGGIGAKLAHIHQDVVLDGRGSEAEVNGVTFSTDNQIHSFYTQQSHNAAETRSDLLYKQVLRDQARSIWRGMIRVEKEGQQTNGYQRNDSLMLSPTCRADAIPGLEIEADDVRCTHGATAGRVDEEQIFYCMSRGMSEYEAMHMIVEGFFQTVFDRIPVEAVRETLNQAIIKKLGFGR
- the sufC gene encoding Fe-S cluster assembly ATPase SufC: MSLLKITDLHVSVSGTPILKGVNLEIKQGEIHALMGPNGSGKSTLAYAMAGHPSYEITQGKIEIDGTDISELDPNERARLGLFLAFQYPVVIPGVKVADFLRHAMSNVRDPERKEGEKLIPMREFRKELREQMNDLGMDLEMARRYLNEGFSGGEKKRMEILQLALLKPKFAVLDETDSGLDSDAVKVVSEGLSRLSGPEMGVLIITHHERLLEFNEPQFTHVMLAGRIVETGDAQLAAELHEHGYKSIRERHPEAAAEEVSETVEPV
- a CDS encoding helix-turn-helix transcriptional regulator; the encoded protein is MRVSIDENDRSFLLGLNRLKSATIQEICDQEGVTATAVRQRLVRLQGLDLIARTQVKEGRGRPHYTYSVTSLGMRLLGDNYAELANILWDELKGIENEELRCRLASRIQTALVQQYGKHVDAPSLHGRMEQLKQALEERGFVVELDHTGPLPILREHNCPYHDIASADASICELEQRVFERVLGTKMHLSECCLDGHHCCEFEAQTS
- a CDS encoding alanine/glycine:cation symporter family protein, whose product is MKYQRLPAPVILRPLLMTALILIFCGWLVSPSQAQDDSPAEQPAKAEQQTESLEAALEKAEAEADKPATGGFALVEQKVDELFGKFNGILAKIIFYPVPITPTQIEKGTGVPLAVLWLVIGATYFTLRMNFINIRAFKHAILLVLGKYDNPEDEGEVTHFQALTAALSATVGLGNIAGVAVAISTGGPGAMFWMMLAGLLGMTSKFAECTLAQIYRRINPDGRVMGGPMCYLSTGLTQQFPGNAFLKGLGGFLSILFAVMCIGGSLAGGNAFQVKLSLGAVAETFPLLKENSWVYGLLMAVFVGIVIIGGIRSIARTTEKIVPFMCGIYVLAGMAIIILNIQKVPASFMAIIEGAFDPDALYGGIMGVLIIGFQRAAFSNEAGVGSAAIAHSAAKTEYPVREGIVASLGPFIDTIVICTMTALVIIITGAYNDPQYADLIASNEGAALTAEAMDSQIPYFKYVLSVSVILFAYSTMISWSYYGERCWAFLFGDSQKVSMAYRILFLVFVVLGSIVSATNVLDFGDLMILGMAFPNILGVLLLSNRVKQELDKYWSRYKSGEFDEQASN
- a CDS encoding universal stress protein, encoding MSYFHGKKILVPVDFSETSLEAIKKAIEITEDPALVTVVHVMIPLDLVSPGVLFGGLTDEKRTDHVNKLAKEEFAKHQIEGITFETLIGDPGIKIADYAKEKGMDLIVIPSHGYTGITRLALGSVAERVLRHAPCPTLVLRQPKP